A stretch of Clostridiales bacterium DNA encodes these proteins:
- a CDS encoding ATP-binding cassette domain-containing protein, translating into MIELRDVQKYFKKPIRGKGVWGMFKTLFSRKHTIVKAVDGVSFTVNDGESVGYIGANGAGKSTTIKMMSGILTPTSGEILIDGRHPYKSKERNAVLKTIGVVFGQKTQLWYDLPLTETYELLKHIYEIPDDDYKRRLGELIELLDMKPFIDAPVRTLSLGQRMRADLAAAMLHNPKTLFLDEPTIGLDVLVKRKLVEAINTLKTEYNTTLILTTHAMSDIELLCNRVIVLDAGKILFDGSLADVKHMFGDKRDITVQTRAAIDCDGVKTKFGDAVSRIAVEDDGLKTTFTIDAERLHTGELLNYLFACTTVEDVNIAETGIEQVVEKIYADSKDGATDDGEENGGGAA; encoded by the coding sequence ATGATTGAGCTTAGGGACGTACAGAAATACTTCAAAAAACCTATACGCGGCAAGGGCGTTTGGGGAATGTTCAAGACGCTGTTTTCGCGAAAGCACACGATCGTGAAAGCGGTCGACGGCGTTTCGTTTACCGTGAACGACGGCGAGTCGGTCGGCTATATCGGCGCGAACGGCGCGGGCAAGTCCACGACCATTAAGATGATGAGCGGCATACTCACGCCGACGAGCGGCGAGATACTCATCGACGGCAGACACCCGTACAAGTCCAAGGAGCGCAATGCCGTACTCAAAACGATCGGCGTAGTGTTCGGGCAGAAAACTCAGCTCTGGTACGATCTTCCGCTTACCGAAACGTACGAGCTGTTAAAGCATATTTACGAAATTCCCGACGACGATTACAAAAGGCGCTTGGGCGAGCTTATAGAGCTTCTCGACATGAAGCCGTTTATCGACGCGCCCGTGCGCACGCTGTCGCTCGGTCAACGTATGCGCGCCGACCTTGCCGCGGCGATGCTGCACAATCCCAAAACGTTATTCCTCGACGAGCCGACTATCGGGCTTGACGTGCTCGTAAAGCGCAAGCTCGTGGAAGCGATAAACACGCTCAAAACGGAATACAATACCACGCTCATACTGACGACCCACGCCATGAGCGATATAGAGCTTTTGTGCAACCGCGTGATAGTTCTCGACGCGGGCAAGATTTTGTTCGACGGCTCGCTCGCCGACGTCAAGCACATGTTCGGCGATAAACGCGATATTACCGTGCAAACGCGTGCGGCTATCGACTGCGACGGCGTTAAGACTAAGTTCGGTGACGCGGTGTCGCGCATTGCGGTCGAGGACGACGGGCTTAAAACCACTTTCACTATCGACGCGGAGCGGTTGCATACCGGCGAGCTGCTCAATTACCTTTTTGCGTGCACGACGGTCGAGGACGTCAATATCGCCGAGACGGGCATAGAGCAGGTTGTTGAAAAGATTTACGCCGACAGCAAAGACGGCGCGACAGACGACGGAGAAGAGAATGGCGGCGGGGCGGCTTAA
- a CDS encoding P-II family nitrogen regulator, which translates to MNYELIVCIVNTGFTDVVMSAAKEVGARGGTVIHGRGTANKEAEEFFHISIQPDKEMVMILVTDDIKDAVLHAVYQNAGLKTAGQGIAFALPVTNVVGIAQSTPEEKKDEPPTAEPTAEQPAETPELKDETKNTEN; encoded by the coding sequence ATGAACTACGAGCTTATCGTTTGTATAGTAAATACCGGCTTCACCGACGTCGTTATGAGCGCCGCTAAGGAAGTAGGCGCGCGCGGTGGCACGGTCATTCACGGCAGGGGCACGGCTAACAAGGAAGCCGAGGAGTTTTTCCATATCTCCATCCAGCCCGATAAGGAAATGGTAATGATACTCGTCACCGACGATATCAAGGATGCGGTGCTCCACGCCGTGTACCAAAACGCAGGCTTAAAGACCGCAGGTCAAGGCATAGCGTTCGCCCTACCCGTCACCAACGTGGTAGGCATCGCACAGTCTACCCCCGAAGAAAAAAAGGACGAACCGCCCACCGCCGAGCCGACCGCGGAACAACCCGCAGAAACTCCCGAACTAAAAGACGAAACGAAAAATACCGAAAACTAA
- a CDS encoding leucine-rich repeat domain-containing protein, translating to MAIKSKLKILFIIIALFVVVALSLALTGCNKGEVTVTFKAVGEEDIVITTEYGGSITPPEVPQKIGNSGYWDIDDFGKITDDLTVNAVYETEGLAYNLIGTSYEVENGNMNPETTELFIPAEHDGIPVTHIADRAFHSCKEITAVWLSYGITDIGERAFYGYKLKAIDIPNSVRHIGANAFVSANLISVTIPDGVEYLADSLLSNCQNLRSIVLPDGLRSIENNVFMVCSSLESIDLPNSVESIGEGAFYSCSSLQTLTIPDGVTSLGKKAFGDCKALETIVLPKQLKSLGEEVFKDCTSLQTLTIPDGVTSISKSAFENCTALKTIIIPKSVTSVSSNAFLGWAQDQTIYVKGYSQQPKEWSLGWSSDATVVWDE from the coding sequence ATGGCAATAAAAAGCAAATTAAAGATATTGTTTATAATCATAGCATTATTCGTTGTGGTGGCTTTGTCGTTGGCTTTAACGGGTTGTAATAAAGGCGAAGTAACTGTAACGTTTAAGGCTGTGGGCGAAGAAGATATCGTTATAACAACCGAATACGGCGGGAGCATAACGCCGCCCGAAGTGCCGCAAAAAATCGGGAACAGCGGATATTGGGATATAGACGATTTCGGCAAGATAACGGATGATCTTACCGTCAATGCCGTCTATGAAACGGAAGGGTTAGCATATAACCTTATCGGTACGAGCTACGAGGTAGAAAATGGAAACATGAATCCCGAAACTACCGAGTTGTTTATCCCTGCGGAGCATGACGGTATTCCCGTTACTCATATCGCGGATAGGGCGTTTCACTCGTGTAAAGAAATAACGGCGGTGTGGTTATCTTACGGTATAACGGATATAGGTGAAAGAGCTTTTTATGGCTACAAACTGAAAGCGATAGATATTCCGAACAGCGTGCGGCATATAGGCGCCAATGCGTTTGTCTCTGCAAATTTAATAAGTGTGACTATACCTGACGGTGTTGAGTATTTGGCTGATAGCCTATTAAGCAATTGCCAAAATTTGAGATCGATAGTTTTGCCGGACGGATTGAGAAGTATAGAAAACAACGTTTTTATGGTATGTTCGTCGCTTGAATCGATTGATTTGCCTAATAGCGTAGAAAGCATAGGTGAAGGCGCTTTTTATAGCTGTTCGTCACTCCAAACGCTTACAATCCCCGACGGTGTGACGAGCTTAGGTAAAAAGGCCTTTGGAGATTGCAAGGCGCTCGAAACGATCGTTTTGCCGAAGCAATTAAAGAGCTTAGGGGAAGAGGTATTTAAAGACTGCACCTCACTCCAAACGCTTACAATCCCCGACGGTGTGACGAGCATAAGTAAAAGTGCTTTTGAAAATTGCACTGCGCTAAAAACAATAATCATACCGAAGAGTGTAACGAGTGTATCATCTAATGCATTTCTCGGCTGGGCGCAAGATCAGACGATATACGTTAAGGGCTATTCTCAACAACCTAAGGAATGGAGTTTGGGCTGGTCGAGTGACGCAACCGTCGTTTGGGATGAGTGA
- a CDS encoding sugar ABC transporter substrate-binding protein — protein MQNNTTKKRTGYLAAILAAVLLCLITFMGFAAKPAPTASADGEPTSGEGYRIGVSVPDESPYKEYMNSAISLFDFDYELLESNCYNDVAMQIEIIYNFIVLQVDALIIAPVANDGSLQIVLDQAYNEGIIIVVLGEPNPDYPDGITYIMQGDYYDLGFNHAEWIFQNPDINEESVIYVYYYLNENGDLYKQGVIDGLATFGIFANVECIPVTDLNKVYDQAEAVFKMREEKGLPDIDEIVTYSTAIAERILDCSYAVGYHDDTSGIGIRAFAYGGTDSGDGEANELDEEYKEEYENYKQLTAQIIAGTVAALLNGEINGGSIISLGFAPGYAKYVSK, from the coding sequence ATGCAAAACAACACGACGAAAAAACGCACCGGCTACCTCGCGGCAATACTCGCCGCAGTGCTTTTGTGCCTAATCACCTTCATGGGCTTTGCCGCAAAACCCGCGCCGACCGCTTCTGCCGACGGAGAACCAACCTCGGGAGAAGGTTATAGAATCGGCGTTTCCGTACCGGACGAAAGCCCATACAAAGAATATATGAATTCCGCGATAAGTTTATTTGATTTCGATTATGAATTGCTCGAATCTAATTGTTATAACGATGTTGCTATGCAAATTGAAATTATTTATAATTTTATAGTTCTTCAAGTAGATGCATTGATTATCGCTCCCGTAGCAAACGACGGCTCGTTGCAGATTGTTCTGGATCAAGCATATAACGAAGGTATCATTATAGTCGTATTAGGTGAACCCAATCCCGACTATCCCGATGGTATAACCTATATAATGCAGGGGGATTATTATGATTTGGGCTTTAATCATGCTGAGTGGATTTTTCAAAATCCCGATATAAACGAGGAGTCGGTTATTTATGTCTATTATTATTTAAATGAGAACGGGGATTTATATAAACAGGGAGTAATCGACGGATTAGCAACATTCGGTATTTTTGCCAATGTAGAATGTATCCCTGTTACCGATTTAAATAAAGTTTACGACCAAGCGGAAGCAGTATTTAAGATGCGAGAGGAAAAGGGATTACCCGATATTGACGAAATAGTCACCTATTCAACCGCAATCGCAGAACGTATATTAGATTGCTCTTACGCCGTCGGGTACCATGATGATACGAGCGGTATTGGCATACGGGCATTTGCCTATGGTGGCACCGATAGCGGCGACGGCGAAGCTAATGAATTAGATGAAGAATATAAAGAAGAATACGAGAATTATAAGCAATTGACAGCTCAAATTATTGCCGGTACGGTTGCGGCGCTTTTAAACGGCGAAATAAACGGTGGCAGTATAATTAGTTTGGGTTTTGCTCCCGGATATGCTAAATATGTCAGTAAATAA
- a CDS encoding DUF1538 domain-containing protein has protein sequence MKRVFHKLREAFISVLPVAVIVLILAATPLVDFTATELAAFGVSAIFLILGIGLFNLGADLAMTPMGEQVGGGLTKSKKIAVLLAVCFLMGVLITVAEPDLSVLAEQVSTVMNSTLLIVTVGVGVGLFLLLAVLKIILRKDLSAMLMFFYMTLFAICALLIESGKSDFLAMCFDSGGVTTGPITVPFIMALGVGIATTIGGKNSNENSFGLVALCSIGPILAVTVLSLASKGDLAYEIPTYTVASELGNFGMVLLETCKEVVIALALIVAFFVILQIFILKLPKEKIVQIVIGIAYTFVGLVIFLTAVKIGFMPIGLELGKQLAENEPVLTVFGLVIGMVVVLAEPAIHVLNKQVEEVTGGGVTKKEMLIALCGGVGLAIALSMIRIIYNFSVLYYLIPGYLISLGLSFFVPKLYTAIAFDSGGVASGPLTSGFILPLAIGACSIIAPNEVLELAFGVVAMVAMIPLITIQALGFKAVMSAKARNRIIMKRILAADDEQVINFSRSWEVDRAK, from the coding sequence ATGAAAAGAGTTTTCCATAAATTACGCGAAGCGTTCATATCCGTACTGCCGGTGGCGGTAATAGTTCTTATTCTCGCCGCCACGCCGCTGGTCGACTTTACCGCGACCGAGCTCGCCGCGTTCGGCGTTTCGGCGATATTCCTTATACTCGGGATAGGCTTATTCAACCTCGGCGCAGACCTAGCCATGACGCCCATGGGCGAACAGGTCGGCGGCGGTCTTACCAAGTCCAAGAAGATAGCGGTACTGCTTGCAGTTTGCTTTCTGATGGGCGTGCTTATAACGGTTGCCGAGCCCGACCTTTCGGTGCTCGCCGAACAGGTATCCACCGTCATGAACAGTACTCTTTTGATAGTGACGGTCGGCGTTGGCGTAGGCTTGTTCCTGCTCCTCGCCGTGCTGAAAATCATACTCAGAAAAGACCTATCGGCAATGCTCATGTTCTTCTACATGACTTTGTTCGCTATCTGCGCGCTGCTTATCGAAAGCGGCAAGAGCGACTTCCTCGCCATGTGCTTCGACAGCGGCGGCGTTACGACCGGACCTATCACCGTTCCGTTCATAATGGCGCTCGGCGTAGGTATCGCTACCACCATCGGCGGCAAGAATAGCAACGAGAACAGCTTCGGTCTCGTCGCGCTGTGCTCGATAGGACCTATCCTCGCCGTGACCGTGCTGTCGCTCGCGTCCAAGGGCGACCTTGCGTACGAGATTCCCACGTACACGGTAGCGAGCGAGCTCGGCAACTTCGGCATGGTGCTTCTCGAAACGTGCAAGGAAGTAGTTATCGCGCTCGCGCTCATCGTCGCGTTCTTCGTAATACTTCAAATCTTCATACTCAAACTTCCCAAAGAGAAAATCGTTCAGATAGTTATCGGTATAGCCTACACGTTCGTAGGACTCGTTATATTCCTTACCGCCGTCAAGATCGGGTTCATGCCGATCGGCTTGGAGCTCGGTAAACAGCTGGCGGAAAACGAACCGGTCCTGACAGTTTTCGGGCTGGTCATAGGCATGGTCGTAGTTCTCGCCGAGCCGGCTATACACGTACTAAACAAACAGGTCGAAGAAGTCACGGGCGGCGGCGTTACCAAGAAAGAAATGCTCATAGCGCTGTGCGGCGGCGTCGGGCTTGCCATCGCGCTGTCCATGATTCGCATTATATACAACTTTTCGGTTCTGTACTATCTCATACCCGGCTACCTGATCTCGCTCGGGCTGTCCTTCTTCGTGCCCAAGCTCTACACCGCGATAGCGTTCGACTCGGGCGGCGTGGCGAGCGGTCCGCTCACTTCGGGCTTCATACTCCCGCTCGCGATCGGCGCGTGCTCGATTATCGCGCCTAACGAAGTTTTGGAGCTTGCGTTCGGCGTGGTGGCAATGGTCGCCATGATCCCGCTCATCACGATACAGGCGCTCGGCTTCAAAGCGGTAATGTCGGCAAAGGCGCGCAACCGCATAATCATGAAACGCATACTCGCCGCCGACGACGAACAAGTCATCAATTTCTCGCGAAGCTGGGAGGTAGACCGTGCCAAATAA
- a CDS encoding response regulator, with product MNKRKSGQSLIEYMMPLLSARKQGDISAFDETEIENVRQIISFIDEIPGGFLIYRNDEAQTLVYANKALMDIFKCKSLDEFRKLTGNSFRGIVHPDDYARVAESINKQIFTGDDNLDYVEYRIVRKDGIVRLVEDYGHYIKSKASGEFYYVFISDATEKLTRRLSETAQKDQQLRELNEELTFIKSEQLRRLEIIEALSINYDSILYADLNANTVLAYRLSERLVYMFDKLEEAQPLDAYVEKYVKRWVHPEDRKRVKEFTSVEHIRKALAEKDTYYVNYRCIKDGVVQYIQLRMVNVNIKKDVPQVVMGYRNIDKELLQQIEQRKILEDALNKAKLADIAKNTFLSNMSHDMRTPLNAIFGYSALARKSNDPERVRGYLDKIEQAGNNILELVEKVLEVSYFESQDYTESKSECSIKTILTDLCDWAKSQAELKNIKISLDMNAVEHDCVQIDGTMMSRVLNQIVDNAVKYTPSDGSVEITVTETSAGKGVSTYVFSVTDTGIGIEPKALERVFEPFERINNTTASGIFGAGLGLPIAKHLTEIMGGTIECKSTPGVGSTFTVTLSLKTVEPESVEPAASEKSPMAGKKILIVEDNEINLEIETEMLEDEGFIIDAAPNGKIAVDMVTAAADDEYSLVLMDIQMPVMDGRQAARAIRALPDKKKANLPIIALSANAFESDKRASIEAGMDAHLTKPIDVDLVISTFSQVLEERK from the coding sequence ATGAACAAGCGCAAATCGGGACAAAGTCTTATAGAATATATGATGCCGCTTTTGAGCGCACGCAAGCAAGGCGACATTTCGGCATTTGACGAAACGGAGATAGAGAACGTCCGCCAGATCATATCGTTCATCGACGAGATCCCCGGCGGCTTTTTGATATACCGCAACGACGAGGCGCAGACCCTCGTGTACGCCAACAAGGCGCTCATGGACATATTCAAATGCAAGTCGCTCGACGAGTTCCGCAAACTCACCGGCAATTCGTTCCGCGGCATCGTTCACCCCGACGACTACGCGCGCGTTGCGGAGAGCATAAACAAGCAAATTTTCACCGGCGACGATAACCTCGACTACGTGGAATACCGTATAGTGCGCAAGGACGGGATCGTGCGCTTGGTCGAGGACTACGGGCATTATATCAAAAGCAAAGCGTCGGGCGAGTTCTATTACGTATTCATAAGCGACGCGACCGAAAAGCTTACGCGGAGATTATCCGAGACCGCTCAAAAAGATCAACAGCTGCGCGAGCTCAACGAAGAGCTTACTTTTATCAAATCCGAACAACTGCGCAGGCTCGAAATAATCGAGGCGTTGAGCATAAACTACGACTCAATACTTTACGCCGACCTTAACGCGAACACCGTTCTCGCCTACCGTTTGAGCGAACGGCTCGTTTATATGTTCGACAAGCTCGAAGAGGCCCAGCCGCTCGACGCGTACGTCGAAAAGTACGTCAAGCGTTGGGTCCACCCCGAGGACCGCAAACGCGTAAAAGAGTTTACCTCGGTCGAGCATATCCGTAAGGCGCTCGCCGAAAAGGACACCTACTACGTGAACTATCGGTGCATAAAGGACGGCGTGGTGCAGTATATCCAACTGCGCATGGTCAATGTCAACATTAAAAAGGACGTGCCGCAGGTCGTTATGGGCTACCGCAATATCGACAAGGAGCTGCTCCAACAGATAGAGCAACGGAAGATCTTGGAGGACGCGCTCAATAAAGCTAAGCTCGCCGACATTGCAAAAAACACTTTCCTGTCCAATATGTCGCACGATATGCGCACTCCCCTTAACGCAATATTCGGCTATTCCGCGCTCGCAAGAAAGAGCAACGATCCGGAGCGCGTCCGCGGCTACCTCGACAAGATAGAGCAAGCGGGCAACAATATTTTGGAGCTCGTCGAAAAGGTGCTCGAAGTCAGCTATTTCGAATCACAGGACTACACCGAATCCAAGTCCGAGTGCAGTATAAAAACGATACTCACCGATCTATGCGACTGGGCGAAAAGCCAAGCTGAGCTCAAAAACATTAAAATCTCGCTCGACATGAACGCGGTGGAGCACGACTGCGTGCAGATCGACGGCACCATGATGAGCCGCGTACTCAACCAAATAGTAGACAATGCCGTCAAGTACACGCCGAGCGACGGAAGCGTGGAAATTACCGTCACCGAAACGAGCGCCGGAAAAGGCGTATCTACCTACGTGTTCTCTGTCACCGATACGGGCATAGGCATAGAGCCGAAAGCACTCGAACGCGTATTCGAGCCGTTCGAACGCATAAACAACACCACGGCAAGCGGCATCTTCGGCGCGGGGCTGGGTCTGCCCATAGCCAAGCACCTGACCGAAATCATGGGCGGCACGATCGAATGCAAGAGCACGCCGGGCGTCGGCAGTACGTTCACGGTAACGCTTTCGCTCAAAACGGTAGAGCCCGAATCCGTCGAGCCCGCCGCAAGCGAAAAGAGCCCCATGGCGGGCAAGAAAATACTTATAGTCGAGGACAACGAGATCAACCTCGAAATCGAAACGGAAATGTTAGAGGACGAGGGCTTTATAATCGACGCCGCGCCCAACGGCAAGATAGCCGTAGACATGGTGACTGCGGCGGCGGACGACGAATACTCGCTCGTGCTCATGGATATACAAATGCCCGTAATGGACGGACGGCAGGCGGCGCGCGCTATTCGCGCATTGCCCGACAAAAAGAAAGCAAACCTGCCGATAATCGCGCTGTCCGCCAACGCGTTCGAGAGCGATAAGCGCGCCTCGATCGAAGCGGGCATGGACGCCCACCTGACTAAGCCCATTGACGTCGATTTGGTGATTTCGACCTTCTCGCAGGTACTGGAAGAAAGAAAATAG
- a CDS encoding leucine-rich repeat domain-containing protein has product MAVKKIRLIFIMIALLVAATLLVVLVGCNKGEVTVTFKAVGEEDIVITAKYGESIMPPVVPNKTGNSGRWDIADFGNITDDLTVNAVYETLGLKYTLTDRGYEVSEGNKYPATAELFIPSEYNGVPVTSIAEKAFYRCKELTAAWLPSGITSIGDKAFYNCGLTFIDLPQNLVRIGNQAFWLNSRLATITLPQSLVGIGQNAFDGCDLESIDFPIGLSEVGDGAFQSNSRLKAINFPNGVPEGFKSMPDYVFSGCTELETLTLPEGVTSIGKSAFSSCYKLRTVTLPDGLTNIGENAFRDCWELRAITLPDGLTSIGENAFCRCEKLKLYSLPDGLTSIGESAFSECSLLTTLTLPNGLISIGAKAFSECNLLASITLPNSVTSLGNGVFSWCAALKSVTLPDGLTNLEEQFFEGCTSLETVSLPGGITSIGAKAFYACSKLNLITLPDGLTDIGDNAFGMCSKLGSIVLPDSLVSLGSEAFYNCSALNSIVLPNSLNSIGDRAFGACSALKTVVLPEGLTAIPSLMFSQCDGLERIEIPKSVAVIGDRAFSYCYGLKEVVFAENSELTTIGKSAFQNTKITQITIPGSVTVIGTNAFSVWKTDLTINVKGHSQKPDGWEDGWSGDATVVWDDQVA; this is encoded by the coding sequence ATGGCAGTAAAAAAAATACGATTAATATTTATAATGATAGCGTTACTCGTCGCGGCGACTTTGTTGGTTGTTTTAGTGGGCTGTAATAAAGGCGAAGTAACGGTAACGTTTAAGGCTGTGGGCGAAGAAGATATCGTAATAACCGCAAAGTACGGCGAGAGCATAATGCCGCCAGTAGTGCCTAATAAAACGGGGAACAGCGGACGTTGGGATATAGCCGATTTCGGAAATATAACGGACGACCTTACCGTAAACGCCGTCTACGAAACGTTGGGGTTAAAATACACTCTTACGGATAGGGGGTACGAGGTATCGGAAGGGAATAAATATCCTGCTACGGCAGAGCTGTTTATTCCGTCGGAATATAACGGTGTGCCGGTTACGAGTATTGCGGAAAAAGCGTTTTACCGTTGCAAAGAATTAACCGCGGCGTGGTTGCCTTCCGGAATAACGAGCATAGGTGATAAAGCGTTTTACAATTGCGGATTAACCTTTATCGATTTACCGCAAAATCTCGTGAGAATAGGAAATCAGGCGTTTTGGCTGAATTCCCGATTGGCTACAATTACCTTGCCGCAAAGTCTCGTCGGTATAGGGCAAAACGCATTTGATGGATGTGATCTCGAATCGATCGATTTCCCCATAGGCTTGTCCGAAGTCGGTGATGGTGCTTTTCAGAGTAATAGTCGGTTGAAAGCTATAAATTTCCCGAATGGTGTACCGGAAGGGTTTAAAAGCATGCCCGATTACGTTTTCAGTGGTTGTACAGAATTGGAAACACTTACTTTGCCTGAGGGGGTAACGAGTATAGGTAAAAGTGCTTTTTCCTCTTGTTACAAACTCAGAACTGTTACTTTACCCGACGGCTTAACTAACATTGGGGAGAACGCTTTTCGCGACTGTTGGGAGCTTAGAGCTATTACTTTACCTGACGGTTTAACGAGCATCGGAGAGAACGCTTTTTGTAGATGCGAAAAGCTTAAATTGTATTCTTTGCCCGACGGTTTGACAAGCATAGGCGAAAGCGCGTTTTCCGAGTGTAGTCTACTTACTACGCTTACTTTACCAAACGGCTTGATAAGCATTGGCGCAAAAGCGTTTTCCGAGTGTAATTTGCTCGCATCGATTACTTTACCTAACAGTGTAACGAGCTTGGGCAACGGTGTTTTTTCCTGGTGCGCGGCGCTTAAATCCGTAACTTTGCCGGATGGTCTGACAAATTTGGAAGAACAGTTTTTTGAAGGTTGTACCTCGCTTGAAACCGTTTCTTTGCCGGGTGGCATTACAAGCATAGGTGCTAAGGCTTTTTATGCTTGTTCCAAGCTTAATTTGATTACGCTACCCGACGGATTGACGGACATAGGCGACAATGCGTTTGGTATGTGTTCTAAGCTTGGTTCAATCGTTTTGCCTGACAGTCTGGTTAGCTTGGGTAGCGAAGCTTTTTATAATTGCAGTGCGCTTAATTCGATTGTTTTGCCTAACAGCTTAAACAGCATAGGCGATCGTGCGTTTGGCGCCTGTTCTGCACTTAAAACGGTAGTTTTACCGGAAGGGTTAACCGCAATACCGTCATTAATGTTTTCTCAATGTGATGGGTTAGAGCGAATAGAGATACCCAAGAGCGTTGCGGTTATAGGGGATAGAGCTTTTTCGTATTGTTATGGCTTGAAAGAAGTCGTATTCGCCGAAAATAGCGAGCTGACGACGATTGGAAAATCTGCGTTTCAAAATACCAAAATAACGCAAATAACGATTCCGGGAAGCGTAACGGTTATAGGTACTAACGCGTTTAGCGTTTGGAAGACTGACCTAACGATAAACGTAAAAGGTCATTCCCAAAAGCCCGATGGCTGGGAAGACGGTTGGAGCGGCGACGCAACCGTCGTTTGGGACGATCAAGTAGCGTAA
- a CDS encoding YbaB/EbfC family nucleoid-associated protein: MGGGGMNMQQMMQQAQKLQEQMNQAKEQLEDARVTGTAGGGAVTVTLSGSKRFISIEIKPEVVDPDDVEMLEDLITAATNEAYASADELVKNSPLGQLGGAF; this comes from the coding sequence ATGGGCGGTGGCGGCATGAACATGCAGCAAATGATGCAGCAGGCGCAAAAGCTCCAAGAGCAAATGAACCAAGCCAAAGAACAGCTCGAAGACGCGCGCGTAACAGGCACTGCGGGCGGCGGCGCGGTCACGGTCACGCTCAGCGGCAGTAAGCGTTTCATCTCGATCGAGATCAAGCCCGAGGTCGTCGATCCCGACGACGTGGAAATGCTCGAAGACCTCATCACCGCCGCGACGAACGAAGCGTACGCAAGTGCGGATGAGCTTGTTAAGAACAGCCCGCTCGGTCAGCTCGGCGGCGCGTTCTAA